Proteins encoded together in one Peribacillus asahii window:
- a CDS encoding cell wall hydrolase, protein MKYTYIMSFIVTAIIVVLSLFTPREMPSNTISAIEKKPHIQSNKNESNQFSEPIKKEEKELLARLVHAEAKGEPYQGKVAVATVVLNRVEHEDFPDTVHDVIYQKNQFQPVANGHINQKPSKEAVQAVDDALENHDELTDALYFWNPSISDVEWMNTLDVVKVIGDHHFAI, encoded by the coding sequence ATGAAATACACGTATATAATGTCATTTATTGTGACAGCTATTATTGTTGTTTTAAGTCTTTTCACTCCACGCGAAATGCCGTCGAATACAATATCCGCTATAGAAAAAAAACCTCATATACAATCCAATAAAAATGAGAGCAATCAGTTCTCCGAACCAATAAAGAAAGAAGAGAAAGAATTATTAGCAAGACTTGTTCACGCAGAAGCAAAGGGTGAACCATATCAAGGAAAAGTTGCCGTTGCCACGGTTGTGTTAAATCGTGTAGAGCATGAGGATTTTCCAGATACGGTTCATGACGTAATTTATCAAAAGAATCAGTTTCAACCAGTGGCGAATGGCCATATCAACCAAAAGCCAAGTAAGGAAGCTGTTCAAGCCGTGGATGACGCTTTGGAGAATCATGATGAATTAACGGATGCTCTTTACTTTTGGAACCCAAGTATTTCAGATGTTGAATGGATGAATACACTGGATGTTGTAAAAGTGATTGGGGATCATCATTTTGCAATTTAA
- the ltrA gene encoding group II intron reverse transcriptase/maturase — translation MELLEQILSNQNMNEAYLRVYKNKGASGVDGVTVDELKQYLKENKDELRQRIRTRKYQPQAALRVEIPKENGKMRKLGIPTVVDRVVQQAIHQVLSPIFEKQFSEFSYGFRPKRSCEMAIIKSLEFLNDGHDWVVDIDLERFFDTVHHDKLMRIISNTIDDGDVISLIRKYLVGGVMVNGKYEETPIGTPQGGNLSPLLSNIMLNELDKELENRGLRFVRYADDALIFVKSEKAANRVMESIVGFIEKKLGLIVNVEKSKISRPKDLKFLGFGFYYDFKNEKYQVKPHLTSIQKLQRKLRKLTKRNWSVPLDYRILKLKQVILGWVNYFRISNMKKAMTEIDKKLRSRIRVIIWKQWKVAKKQIKSLVQLGIPEEEAKGLTFCRKGYRYIGLSKVVQRAISNKRLKQRGLPSALEHYLKVHTVI, via the coding sequence GTGGAACTTTTAGAACAGATTCTAAGTAATCAAAACATGAATGAAGCTTACTTGCGTGTTTATAAAAATAAGGGTGCAAGTGGTGTCGATGGAGTAACAGTTGATGAACTAAAGCAATATCTGAAAGAGAACAAGGATGAACTGCGCCAGCGCATCAGAACAAGAAAATACCAACCACAAGCTGCCTTACGAGTGGAGATCCCAAAAGAAAATGGAAAGATGCGCAAATTGGGAATACCAACAGTAGTGGATAGGGTCGTTCAACAAGCCATTCATCAAGTACTCAGTCCGATATTTGAAAAGCAATTCAGTGAATTCAGTTACGGCTTTAGACCGAAAAGAAGTTGTGAGATGGCTATTATAAAAAGTTTGGAATTTCTGAACGATGGACATGACTGGGTTGTGGACATTGACCTGGAAAGATTCTTCGATACAGTCCACCACGATAAGCTCATGCGAATCATATCTAATACAATTGATGATGGAGATGTCATTTCTCTAATAAGGAAATACTTAGTCGGTGGAGTTATGGTGAATGGAAAATATGAAGAAACACCAATTGGAACTCCGCAAGGAGGAAACCTCAGTCCGTTATTGAGCAATATTATGTTAAATGAACTCGATAAGGAACTTGAGAATAGAGGACTTCGATTCGTAAGATACGCAGATGACGCTCTCATCTTTGTGAAAAGTGAGAAAGCGGCCAATAGAGTGATGGAATCAATCGTGGGATTTATAGAAAAGAAATTAGGGTTGATAGTCAATGTAGAAAAGAGTAAAATCTCCCGTCCAAAAGATTTGAAATTCTTAGGATTTGGATTTTATTACGATTTTAAGAATGAGAAATATCAAGTAAAACCCCATCTCACATCCATACAAAAACTTCAAAGGAAGCTTCGAAAATTAACAAAGCGAAATTGGAGTGTTCCGCTGGACTACCGAATTCTAAAACTAAAACAAGTCATACTTGGGTGGGTTAATTACTTTAGAATCTCGAATATGAAAAAAGCGATGACTGAGATAGATAAGAAGCTTCGCTCCAGAATTAGAGTGATCATCTGGAAGCAATGGAAGGTAGCGAAGAAACAAATCAAATCGCTTGTCCAATTAGGGATTCCAGAGGAAGAGGCGAAAGGATTAACTTTCTGTCGAAAAGGTTATCGGTACATCGGACTATCAAAAGTTGTTCAAAGAGCAATCTCAAACAAAAGACTAAAGCAGAGGGGGCTTCCCTCTGCTTTAGAACATTATCTAAAAGTACACACTGTAATATAA
- the trhA gene encoding PAQR family membrane homeostasis protein TrhA produces MANTHVFTRKEELVNAITHGIGVLLSIAALVFLIIYAAQQGTAWHVTSATIYGVSMLLLYASSTLVHSFPEGKVKDLFEIFDHSAIYIFIAGTYTPIMLLVIKGALGWTLLGIVWGVAVVGVVFKAFFVKKFLFISTILYIAMGWLIVIAWEPLTATLPSAGIQLLVAGGLLYSFGAIFYVWRAFPFHHAVWHIFVLAGSVAHFFAVLFYVIPQ; encoded by the coding sequence ATGGCAAATACTCATGTGTTTACCCGAAAAGAAGAGCTTGTGAATGCTATCACACATGGAATTGGTGTGTTGCTTAGCATCGCAGCTTTAGTATTTTTAATTATTTACGCTGCACAGCAAGGGACGGCTTGGCATGTTACCTCTGCCACCATTTATGGGGTGTCAATGCTCCTGTTATATGCTTCCTCTACGCTTGTCCATAGTTTTCCTGAGGGGAAAGTAAAAGATTTGTTTGAAATCTTTGACCACTCTGCTATCTATATCTTTATTGCAGGAACGTATACGCCGATTATGTTGCTTGTTATTAAAGGGGCACTTGGCTGGACATTGCTAGGTATCGTGTGGGGAGTAGCTGTTGTTGGTGTAGTGTTTAAAGCCTTTTTTGTGAAAAAGTTTCTTTTTATCTCAACGATTTTGTATATTGCTATGGGATGGCTTATTGTCATTGCTTGGGAGCCTTTAACAGCTACCTTACCATCAGCAGGTATTCAACTTCTTGTTGCAGGAGGCTTATTGTACTCATTTGGGGCAATATTTTATGTATGGCGAGCTTTTCCTTTTCATCATGCGGTATGGCATATTTTTGTATTAGCGGGCTCTGTCGCTCATTTTTTTGCTGTATTATTTTATGTAATTCCTCAGTAA
- a CDS encoding YusW family protein, producing MKSKLKLVPFLAVIMLAGCGDQDEVNNPPAENNDTTENNTQTNNETSAFSFKEFELDVDYKGTNQDYEVEYDTLEGKTEASIEDSINDKNLHGDEAMKELTPLFEQLTFNQDTPQAEVIQEVLKVFQLKDDYQEFDLEVTFEDGTKKQYEQHQ from the coding sequence ATGAAAAGTAAACTGAAACTTGTACCATTCTTAGCCGTTATCATGTTAGCTGGTTGTGGAGATCAGGATGAAGTAAATAATCCACCAGCTGAGAATAATGACACAACAGAGAATAATACACAAACAAATAATGAGACATCAGCCTTTTCGTTTAAAGAGTTTGAATTAGATGTAGATTACAAAGGTACGAATCAAGATTATGAAGTTGAATATGATACTTTAGAGGGAAAAACAGAGGCGTCTATTGAAGATTCTATAAATGACAAAAATCTTCATGGAGATGAAGCGATGAAAGAGCTAACGCCACTGTTTGAGCAATTAACATTTAATCAAGATACACCGCAAGCGGAAGTTATCCAAGAAGTATTGAAAGTGTTTCAGTTAAAAGATGATTATCAAGAATTTGACCTTGAAGTAACATTTGAGGACGGCACGAAAAAACAATATGAGCAACACCAATAA